A genomic stretch from Achromobacter spanius includes:
- a CDS encoding ABC transporter permease, giving the protein MNTRSSLRGWLISPAGLVALCICVSMAAVLQFSVRAFIPGSLDVGGLTLANFTGLGKSVYLSAFVNTLLLSIETTICSLLVAYPLAYAMVRVRNRLLKSFILIVSITPLFLGEIVRTYSWIIVLGNNGFINTVLRKTGLIDLPLNLMFTHLGVLIALVHVTIPVVVLMLATAISHINRDYEKAAQSLGAGPVRTFLTVTLPLSMPGIIASITTSFAWTFSAFATPQMIGGGRVPTVSTLVYQLGFSSMNFPLAASLSVAGLALTVVSLMLLGRGTKRLKAMGAH; this is encoded by the coding sequence ATGAATACACGTTCCAGTCTGCGCGGCTGGTTGATATCGCCCGCCGGCCTCGTCGCCCTGTGCATCTGCGTGTCGATGGCAGCGGTGCTGCAATTCAGTGTGCGCGCCTTCATTCCCGGCTCTTTGGACGTGGGCGGGCTGACGCTGGCGAACTTCACGGGGCTGGGTAAGTCCGTCTACCTGTCCGCCTTCGTCAACACGCTGCTGCTCAGCATCGAAACCACCATCTGCTCTTTGCTGGTGGCCTACCCGCTGGCCTATGCCATGGTGCGGGTGCGCAACCGCCTGTTGAAATCGTTCATCCTCATCGTGTCGATCACGCCGTTGTTCCTGGGTGAAATCGTCCGCACGTATTCGTGGATCATCGTGCTGGGCAACAATGGCTTCATCAACACGGTGCTGCGGAAAACTGGGTTGATCGACCTGCCGCTGAACCTGATGTTCACGCACCTGGGCGTGCTGATTGCGCTGGTGCATGTGACGATACCCGTGGTGGTGCTGATGCTGGCCACCGCCATTTCGCACATCAATCGCGACTATGAAAAAGCCGCGCAAAGCCTGGGTGCCGGCCCCGTGCGCACCTTCCTGACGGTGACGCTGCCGCTATCCATGCCGGGCATCATCGCCAGCATCACCACGTCGTTCGCCTGGACCTTCAGCGCGTTTGCCACACCGCAGATGATCGGCGGCGGCCGGGTGCCCACCGTATCGACGCTGGTCTACCAGTTGGGCTTCTCTTCCATGAACTTCCCCCTGGCCGCGAGCCTGAGCGTTGCCGGCCTGGCCTTGACGGTCGTGTCGCTGATGCTGCTGGGCCGGGGCACCAAGCGACTCAAAGCAATGGGAGCGCACTAG
- a CDS encoding ABC transporter permease yields the protein MAIKHTLPLPLRIGAPLLITLILAFVLLPVVVVTLASFNDKALLTFPPEAWSLRWFERVFTYPDFQQGFRASLIVMVWASFLALFIGTALAIAVKRMGFPGKDMLQAILLSPLVIPHFTLGLGLLILVAQFDMDRGYGLVILCHVMLVLPFVMRSVYVSMENIDERLEQAAASLGASPLKVMFTVTVPLLAPGLFGGWLFAAIMSFSEFTASLFVTTQLTQTLPVSMYNYVREFADPTLAALSVVYIAVTASLLALANAFLGLGKILNIEEVE from the coding sequence ATGGCCATCAAACACACCCTGCCCTTGCCCTTGCGCATTGGCGCGCCGCTGCTGATCACCCTAATCCTGGCCTTCGTGCTGTTGCCGGTGGTGGTGGTGACCCTGGCGTCGTTCAACGACAAGGCACTGCTGACGTTTCCGCCCGAAGCCTGGTCGCTGCGCTGGTTTGAACGGGTCTTCACGTACCCGGACTTTCAGCAGGGCTTTCGCGCCAGCCTGATCGTGATGGTCTGGGCGTCGTTCCTGGCGCTGTTCATCGGCACCGCGCTGGCCATCGCCGTCAAGCGCATGGGCTTTCCCGGCAAGGACATGTTGCAGGCCATCCTGCTGTCACCGCTGGTGATCCCGCATTTCACGCTGGGCCTGGGGCTGCTGATTTTGGTGGCGCAGTTTGATATGGACCGGGGCTACGGCCTCGTCATCCTGTGCCATGTGATGCTGGTGCTGCCCTTCGTGATGCGCAGCGTTTATGTGTCCATGGAGAACATCGACGAACGCCTGGAACAGGCGGCGGCCAGCCTGGGGGCTTCACCCTTGAAGGTGATGTTCACGGTGACCGTGCCCTTGCTGGCGCCCGGTCTCTTTGGCGGGTGGTTGTTCGCCGCCATCATGTCGTTCAGTGAATTCACCGCGTCGCTCTTCGTCACGACGCAACTGACGCAGACGCTGCCGGTGTCGATGTACAACTACGTGCGTGAATTCGCGGACCCGACGCTTGCCGCGCTATCGGTGGTGTATATCGCCGTGACGGCCAGCCTGCTGGCGCTTGCCAACGCCTTCCTGGGCCTGGGCAAGATCCTGAACATCGAAGAGGTAGAGTAG